One Nerophis ophidion isolate RoL-2023_Sa linkage group LG06, RoL_Noph_v1.0, whole genome shotgun sequence genomic region harbors:
- the ttc34 gene encoding uncharacterized protein ttc34 yields the protein MTTQVRPGIKVPILCEDGDKFLETGDLVRATSLYMSAFSSHAATTMSHMRKMETSKLQGVVSTLEGWLDNRQEKPPREGLSKGLVAVFLSTLCPNNLSATIYKMESLLQSSGQGCEEIFSRCTALLEGKQKPNPDSVCCVALEITRALACLLSERDRGKGLKLYLSSYKSNKCETVKLVKSRQASHITTIVKAFTKQMHLWYPSLMLDSNSEVSSKESEHVKIEAAAPLIDFLLELSPGDGKVQELQAAHLFFSGQYGNSADVYSAILQNDTEKTVPDTAETRARLLTSRAAAFFSGGVRFEEAYVDLGEAFDVHPACAQIYFQKLFTDLGTGGAARGHLRQHAEKGLCGFREMVVTRADLRATEGVELLDPVIAQLRALCHLEPDGGGRALRVRLAECLLLRGEHKEALSICSQLAAAKDQHSYQNTVEVLCGYTRLLTDDHKGALEDFQAVIEHSAPHPPSCVRALCGRGLLRMMAGFHYLTALDYVTATRLHPQETALTIRCLVPWNLRGLLFTVLMEQGRVMLEGAGEHHPASCRNSQQPLQEGQLQATSKQDNHRAGTSAGVHSLAVLLVHLQPGTDGPQILAADALHQLGRVEEAYRLLLLCMGPSSTRAPILVRLALLQLHRGFLYDTNQLLKKLVQCGDTNCLRPLLAVAKKKDRAMLQAHCHSVAKRILGGARDERTIKEAVAYLSIAIIISGGGAVESLLERGRCYALLGQRKTAIFDFSTIIKEQPKHVQALCGRGFTYLLLNQQKVQLKRHTASLIQCMKYCCSPRPYAPGEVEAAGVHLSQVFGREPRDSAAQARVGVVEAWQHKSLSAACRLSKLAEKEPSCLDLLLALIPPNQRKCVAQAAAQDASSMSSDGSWDQALPLLTVAVQTADKHRLQYLRQRAICLTHLGLYERAVADLDLVIQKHGGSDASSSEDPGILAESLCRRGHSLVLCSREGPALEDFSRALELHRERAMQCVDEGLGRLRLAECFLRGALQHYEEQQLSKAWTLIECGLVVDGDNAELRKVRAKVKREVASPCNVN from the exons ATGACTACTCAGGTGCGACCCGGCATAAAAGTTCCAATTCTGTGTGAAGACGGAGACAAGTTCCTAGAGACTGGGGATCTGGTGCGGGCCACCTCCCTCTACATGTCTGCCTTCAGTAGTCACGCTGCTACCACCATGTCCCACATGCGCAAAATGGAGACATCCAAACTCCAGGGGGTCGTATCAACCCTTGAGGGTTGGCTTGATAATCGCCAGGAGAAACCGCCTAGAGAGGGTCTCAGTAAAGGTCTGGTAGCTGTCTTTCTGTCCACACTCTGCCCTAATAATCTGTCGGCCACCATTTATAAAATGGAGTCTCTCCTTCAGAGTAGCGGGCAAGGCTGTGAGGAGATTTTTTCTCGCTGCACCGCCCTTCTAGAGGGAAAACAAAAGCCTAATCCAGATAGTGTTTGTTGTGTGGCGTTGGAAATAACTCGTGCTTTGGCCTGCTTGTTGTCAGAGCGTGATCGTGGTAAGGGTCTGAAGCTCTACCTCAGCTCTTACAAAAGCAACAAGTGTGAAACTGTCAAACTGGTGAAGAGTAGGCAAGCTTCACATATAACCACAATAGTCAAGGCTTTCACAAAGCAAATGCATCTCTGGTATCCCTCCTTGATGCTGGACAGCAATAGTGAAGTGAGTTCAAAGGAGAGTGAACATGTGAAAATCGAAGCCGCTGCTCCACTGATTGACTTCTTACTGGAGCTCTCCCCGGGTGACGGCAAAGTGCAGGAACTCCAGGCAGCACATTTGTTTTTCTCGGGCCAGTATGGCAACAGTGCAGATGTGTACTCTGCTATCTTGCAAAATGACACTGAGAAGACGGTGCCAGACACAGCCGAGACACGAGCCAGGCTCTTAACCAGCCGAGCAGCTGCTTTCTTCTCAGGCGGCGTCCGCTTTGAGGAGGCCTATGTGGATCTGGGCGAGGCCTTCGACGTTCACCCAGCGTGTGCTCAGATTTACTTCCAAAAGCTCTTCACTGATCTTGGTACGGGAGGTGCTGCGCGTGGCCATCTTCGTCAACATGCTGAGAAAGGTCTATGTGGTTTTCGGGAGATGGTTGTCACCCGAGCAGACCTGAGGGCCACAGAGGGAGTGGAACTTCTTGATCCGGTGATCGCTCAGTTACGGGCCCTTTGCCATTTGGAGCCTGACGGAGGAGGACGAGCGCTGCGGGTGCGACTGGCCGAATGTCTTCTACTAAGGGGAGAGCACAAAGAAGCTCTCTCTATATGTAGCCAGCTGGCTGCTGCCAAAGACCAGCACAGCTATCAGAACACAGTAGAAGTTCTCTGTGGATATACACGACTTCTCACAGACGACCACAAGGGGGCTCTGGAGGACTTTCAGGCCGTGATCGAACACAGCGCCCCCCACCCACCCAGCTGTGTGCGGGCGCTCTGTGGCAGGGGTCTTCTACGCATGATGGCCGGCTTCCACTACCTCACAGCGCTCGACTATGTAACCGCAACCAGGTTGCACCCTCAGGAGACGGCGCTCACCATTCGGTGTCTTGTGCCCTGGAACCTCCGGGGGCTGCTTTTCACTGTTTTAATGGAGCAGGGCCGAGTCATGCTGGAGGGGGCTGGAGAGCATCATCCGGCCTCCTGTAGAAACTCCCAACAGCCCTTGCAAGAGGGTCAGCTGCAGGCCACATCAAAGCAAGACAACCACAGAGCAGG GACTTCTGCTGGTGTTCACTCCTTGGCTGTGCTGCTCGTGCACCTCCAGCCCGGCACTGATGGTCCTCAGATCCTAGCAGCAGACGCCTTGCACCAGCTTGGCCGAGTAGAGGAAGCCTACCGCCTGCTACTGCTTTGCATGGGACCCAGCAGTACCCGTGCACCCATCTTGGTCCGACTTGCCCTGCTACAACTGCACAGAGGGTTTCTGTATGATACGAATCAG CTGTTAAAAAAACTTGTTCAGTGTGGCGACACCAATTGTTTGCGCCCACTGTTGGCAGTGGCTAAGAAAAAGGACCGAGCGATGCTGCAGGCACACTGCCACTCCGTTGCCAAACGCATCCTGGGGGGCGCGAGAGACGAGCGCACCATCAAGGAGGCAGTGGCCTATCTCTCCATCGCCATCATCATATCTG GGGGCGGGGCAGTAGAGTCTTTGCTGGAAAGAGGCAGGTGTTATGCTTTACTTGGCCAAAGAAAGACAGCCATCTTTGATTTCAGTACCATTATTAAGGAGCAGCCCAAGCATGTTCAAGCGCTATGTGGAAGAGGTTTCACCTACCTCCTACTCAACCAGCAAAAGGTACAACTGAAACGACATACCGCTTCCCTGATCCAGTGTATGAAATA CTGCTGCTCTCCTCGCCCATATGCTCCAGGTGAAGTAGAGGCAGCGGGTGTCCACCTGAGCCAGGTGTTTGGCCGAGAGCCAAGAGATTCAGCAGCCCAGGCCAGGGTAGGCGTGGTGGAGGCATGGCAGCACAAATCTCTCAGCGCAGCATGCAGACTTAGCAAACTCGCTGAGAAAGAGCCGTCATGTTTGGATCTCTTGTTGGCTCTGATCCCGCCTAATCAAAGGAAATGCGTGGCACAG GCGGCAGCACAGGATGCCAGCAGCATGTCTTCAGATGGAAGTTGGGATCAGGCCCTCCCTCTCCTGACGGTGGCAGTACAAACAGCAGACAAACACAGACTTCAGTATCTCCGCCAGCGGGCTATCTGCCTCACTCACCTCGGCTTATACGAGCGTGCTGTAGCCGACCTCGACCTAGTCATTCAGAAACACGGTGGGTCCGACGCCAGCTCTTCTGAGGACCCCGGAATCTTGGCGGAAAGTCTTTGTCGGCGCGGTCACAGCCTGGTGTTGTGTTCCAGAGAAGGACCAGCTCTGGAGGATTTTAGCCGTGCTCTTGAGCTCCACAGAGAGCGGGCCATGCAATGTGTTGACGAAGGTCTGGGTAGGCTGCGGTTGGCAGAGTGCTTTTTGCGAGGGGCACTGCAGCACTATGAAGAGCAGCAGCTCAGCAAAGCTTGGACATTAATTGAGTGTGGCCTTGTTGTGGATGGAGACAATGCAGAACTGCGCAAAGTACGGGCCAAGGTCAAGCGAGAAGTGGCCAGTCCTTGCAATGTCAACTAA